The Mus caroli chromosome 1, CAROLI_EIJ_v1.1, whole genome shotgun sequence genome has a window encoding:
- the Tnfsf18 gene encoding tumor necrosis factor ligand superfamily member 18, with the protein MEEMPLNESSPQRAERCRKPWLLCIVALLLMLLCSLGTLIYTSLKPTAIEPCMVRFELSSSKWHMTSPKPHCVSTPSDGKLEILQSGTYLIYGQVIPVDKKYVKDNAPFVVQICKKNDVLQTLMNDFQILPIGGVYELHAGDNIYLKFNSKGHIQKNNTYWGIILMPDLPFIS; encoded by the exons ATGGAGGAAATGCCTTTGAACGAGTCAAGTCCTCAAAGGGCAGAGAGGTGCAGGAAGCCATGGCTCTTGTGCATAGTGGCTCTGTTACTGATGCTGCTCTGTTCCTTGGGTACACTGATCTATACTTCACTCAAG CCAACTGCCATCGAACCCTGCATGGTTAGGTTTG AACTATCATCCTCAAAATGGCACATGACATCTCCTAAACCTCACTGTGTGAGTACACCATCTGATGGGAAGCTGGAGATACTGCAGAGTGGCACATATTTAATCTACGGCCAAGTGATTCCTGTCGATAAGAAATACGTAAAAGACAATGCGCCCTTCGTAGTACAGATATGTAAAAAGAATGATGTCCTACAAACTCTAATGAATGATTTTCAAATCTTGCCTATAGGAGGGGTTTATGAACTGCATGCTGGAGATAACATATATCTGAAGTTCAACTCTAAAGGCCATATTCAGAAAAATAACACATACTGGGGGATCATCTTAATGCCTGATCTCCCATTCATCTCTTAG